Below is a genomic region from Campylobacter geochelonis.
GAGCATATAAAAGCGTATGATTATTTTTTGATAAATGATGATTTAGAAAAGTCATATCGTGGATTTAAGGCGATTTATGAGTCAATGAAATTTAAAACAGCGAGCATAAATTTAAGAGATGTTATTGAAAGTTGGATAAACTAACTAAAAACTACGAAAGGTAAAATATGGGAAGTATGAGTGTTTCACACTGGTTGATTGTTTTGGTGATTATCGTTTTATTGTTTGGAGCTAAAAAGATTCCTGAACTTGCAAAAGGTTTAGGTAAAGGTATAAAAACCTTTAAAAAAGAGATGGAAAATGATGAAGATGAGGTTGTCGAAAAAGTTGAGAAAAAAGAGACTAAGGCTAAAGATGCTATCGATGCAACCGTAGAAGAGACTAAAAAAGCATAGACCTTGAAAGAGATAATAAAAGAAGAAATTTATAAGGCTTTAGGACAAAATGTAGTCCTAGAAAAGCCTAAAGATAGAGGGTTGGCACACTACGCTACCCCTTATGCTTTCAGTTTGGCAAAAGAGCTTAAAAAATCACCAAAAATCATAGCAGATGAGTTAGCGCTTAAATTTAGTGATAGTAAAATTTTAGAAGTTTCGGCGCTAAATGGGTATATAAATTTTAGAGTTAAGGGAGAATTTTTAGATAAAATTTCATCACGCTCTTTAAAAAATGCAGATAAATTTGCAACTTCAAAGCCAAAAAACAGCTCAACTTTAATCGAATACGTTAGCGCAAATCCAACTGGCCCACTTCACATAGGACACGTTAGAGGCGCGGTTTATGGCGATACTTTAGCGCGCGTTGGAAGACATATCGGAGAAAATATCACAACTGAATACTATATAAATGACGCTGGAAATCAGATAGATTTATTAGGAATTTCTATATATTTAGTCGGTCGTGAAAAGCTTTTAGGCTTAGAAGTAGAGTATCCTGAGAGTTTTTATAGGGGCGAGTATATCGAGGACTTGGCTAAAGAAGCTTTAGATGAGTTTGGCGAAGATATTTTTAAAGATGAAAAAAGCTGCTCTAAGCTTAGTGTTTGGGGTAAAGATAAGATGATAAAAGTCATCCAAAAAAACCTATCTGACGCACACATTAGCATAGATAACTGGGTGAGTGAGAAAAGTCTTTATAATAAGCTTGAAAGCACTGTAGCAAAGCTAAAAAAGTGCGGTGGATTATACGAAAAAGATGGCAAAATTTGGATAAACTCAAGTGCTGTTGGCGATGAAAAAGATAGGGTTGTCATAAGAGAAGATACTAGACCTACATATCTAGCTGGTGATATAGTCTACCATGATGATAAATTTAGCAGAGGTTTTGATAGATATATAAACATCTGGGGAGCAGACCATCACGGATATATCGCTAGAATGAAGGCTAGCATACATTTTTTGGGTTATGATGAGAGCCGATTAGAGGTGATTTTAGCCCAAATGGTAAGCTTGCTTAAAAACGGCGAAACATTTAAAATGAGTAAAAGAGCTGGGAATTTTATCTTGATGAGTGATGTGCTTGAAGAGATTGGAAGTGATGCTTTAAGACTTATTTTTATAAGCAAAAAGTGCGACACTTCGCTTGAATTTGATGTAGATGAACTTAAGGTTGAAGATAGCTCAAACCCTATCTTTTACATAAATTATGCTCATGCAAGAGTCAATCAAGTCTTTGGCAAGGCTGGTAAAAAAGTTGATGATGTTTTGGATGCAAATTTAGACGATTTAAACGAAGAGGCAAAAAATTTGCTTTTTGAAGCGCTGATTTTAAATGAAATTTTAGAAGATGCTTTTTATAGCAGACAGCTTCAAAAAATCCCTGATTATCTAAAGAGCCTAAGTGCAAGTTTTCATAAATTTTATAATGAAAACAGAGTTGTTGGAAGCCAAAACGAAGATGCGCTCTTAAAGCTTTTTGCTGTTGTTGCGCTAAGTATCAAAACAGCACTTAAAGTGATTGGCATAGAGGCAAAAAGTAAAATGGTAAGAAAAAGCGAAATAGAGGAATAAAATGCAAGAAAAAAGAGCGCAAATAGAACAAGAGATAAGAAATTTACTCGCCGCAAGAGATGAGTTTTTCAAATTTCTTGATGCAAACGTCCCTAAAAAGGCAAATACAGATGTTTTTGATTTTGATAAATGTAAAGATAAAAGCCTAAAAGAGGCATATGCAAAATTTTACGCTTACGACTATGCTACAAGAAAACTTTTACCACATATTTATAGTGCGTATGATTTAAAATTTAATGTTTAAATGGAGCTTGGTTGTGAAATTTTTTATCTTGTTATTTTTCGCCGTTTTTGCCTTTGGAAAAAGCGGCATTGACTTTTATACAAATGTTGCTATTTTAGAAAAAAGCGTGGTTACAAAAGATGCAAAAGCCGTTTTTAGTGTCCCATTTGATATAAAAGAGCAAGATATTTTAGTAGATTCAAACTGTAGTATCACAAGCACGGGCTTTGATAATTATAAACAGATACAAAGCCCGCTAGAAGCGCAAAAAGAGAGTCTAAACAACAGGCTTTTAGCGCTTCAAGATAGCTATAATATCATAAAAAATTCTAAGCTAAACCAAAACCAACCGCGCGAATTTGATAAAATTTCTGGAATTTTAGATAAAAATTTAAACGAGCAAAACCAAATTTCAAAAGAGTTAGGCACGTTAAATTTTGTTACAACTTCGCCTGCTTATAAAAAAGATTTTGTAGTGAAAACCGCTTGTAAAAAAGCTACTGTTGGCATTAGATACTCGTTATCAACAACCATAAAGCCGCTTTTAAAAAACACAATAAGGGCAAATTTGGAAAAAAATAGCGTTGAAATTTTACAAGAGGTGATTTTATCAAATTTAGATGAAGATTTAAAAAATGCAACGGTTAGATTTTTCCCATATGCGACAAATCAAAACCAAAAACCAGGCAACTTTAGTCCGATTTATCTACATAAAGAAGAGCCTAAAAAAGTCTTAGATGCGCCTTCTACTATGGTTCAAACTCCAGCTGTCGTTGAAAACATTCAGCCAAAACAAACTCCAGTTCCAGCCACAAATAATAATGATCAACCTTTACATAACTTTAAATTTTGGCAAATCGATAGGTTGGATTTAAAAGCAAAAAATGATAATAAAATCACCATAAACAAACAAATTTTAGATGCAAATTTTAGCAGTTACATAGATGGGTATGGAACTAGCAAGGCTTACATTATGGCTAGAGTTTTGCCTAAATTTGATATCCAAGCAGCAAACACAAACTACTATCTAAACTCACGATTTGTATTAAATGCATACGCTGCAAAAGGTGTGAAAAATACAGCGGTGGATATATTTTTTGGAGCTGATAACTTGATAGAAGTTAGAAAAAATATAAGCGATATAGTTATTAACGATACTCCTGCTATAGGAAGCGAGACAGCTAAAAACATATGGGAATATGGTGTTAAAAATGGTTCGAATAAAACAGAAAATATAATTTTTGTCGAGAGAATTCCGATAAGCAATAGCGATGAAATAGTGGTTAAAAAGCTAGGTGATATAGAGCAAAATGCCGATTCGCAAGGAAAAGTCGAGTATAAATTCGCCCTCGAGCCAAAACAAGAGAAGGTGTTTAAATTCGGCTATACAGTTTCAAAACCGATAAAATAAATTTAAGTTTATTAGATTAAATTTATGATGCTAAATTTTATTGAGTGGATTTTTGTCTATTAAATTATTCAGAATTTTTATTAAACTAGTTGGTAGATGTGTTTGCTAATTTGTCTATTTTTATTAATGAGTTTAGTCTGCGGTTATAAGCAGGTTTTGCATATCTTTTTACTGAGAGTTAAAAAATTTATTGATTTTATACTTTGCGTTAAAAGTTTTAATAAATTTTAAAATAGTTCATAAAACTGTTGGCAAATATTTTGTATTTTTATAGTTTTATATTTTTGTTGGTAAGCATTATTTAAAGTTATAAAACTAATAAATCTTTTTTGCTAGAATTGTATAAAAAAGTGCAAAATTAACAAGTAATGTCTTGAGCAGTTATATATACCTTTTTAACAGCAATCAAAATTTGCTAACTTCAAATTTTTTTGCAAGAAACTTTAATGTAAAATTTAAAAATGTCTTAAAAAACAAATAAAATATAAGTCAAATTTAGTCTATATTTTTATAGCTTTTTCAAAGATAGCAGTATCTGCGCCTAAATTCGCCACATCGCGTAGCTGTTTTTCATCGTTTATTATACAAGCTATTTTACTATCAAAGAGATAGAATTCGCTAAGCTTAACCGCTTTTTTTACTAAATTTAAGTTGTTTAAATGCGTTATTATAAATTTAGCTCCTAAAGCATTTGCTAGTAAAATGTGGTTTTCATCGCTTGCTATAACGCTAAAAGTTTTTTTAAATTCAAGCGCACTAGCTATAAAATTTTCATCATATGAAAACAGCAAATTATCAAATTTTACTATATCATCAAGCTTAATAACTTTATAAAAATACTCAAATTCAATCAAATCATACCCGATAATTTGCATAAATTAATCCTTTTTCATACAGTCTTTGCAGATATATTTTCCACTACTTATCACAGCGTCTTTTACATCAACATAAGTTTTGCACTTTTGACACTCGACAAAATTTTGAATCTTTTTATCATCTTTTTTTCGCACAAATTTTGGAAGTATGAAAAAGTAAATAAACGCGATTATCACACAAAATACTATAACTTTACCCAACATTTAAACCACCTATTAAAACATAATTTCTAACGCCATCATTATAAACTCTAGCATCTAAATTCTCTACTTCCAAAGAAGCGTTTGAGCCCTTATAAAGTAAAAACTCACTTTTTTCATCGTAATATCCAGAGCAAATTTCAATCAACTTTTCAGCACTCATCAGCGCTCTTGAAGTTATCAAATTGGCTTTAAATTTAACTCCATTTTCTATCTTTTCTTTGTGAATTGTAACATTTTTAAGAGCTAAATTTACTTTTACGTATGTTAAAAATG
It encodes:
- the tatA gene encoding twin-arginine translocase TatA/TatE family subunit, with translation MGSMSVSHWLIVLVIIVLLFGAKKIPELAKGLGKGIKTFKKEMENDEDEVVEKVEKKETKAKDAIDATVEETKKA
- the argS gene encoding arginine--tRNA ligase produces the protein MKEIIKEEIYKALGQNVVLEKPKDRGLAHYATPYAFSLAKELKKSPKIIADELALKFSDSKILEVSALNGYINFRVKGEFLDKISSRSLKNADKFATSKPKNSSTLIEYVSANPTGPLHIGHVRGAVYGDTLARVGRHIGENITTEYYINDAGNQIDLLGISIYLVGREKLLGLEVEYPESFYRGEYIEDLAKEALDEFGEDIFKDEKSCSKLSVWGKDKMIKVIQKNLSDAHISIDNWVSEKSLYNKLESTVAKLKKCGGLYEKDGKIWINSSAVGDEKDRVVIREDTRPTYLAGDIVYHDDKFSRGFDRYINIWGADHHGYIARMKASIHFLGYDESRLEVILAQMVSLLKNGETFKMSKRAGNFILMSDVLEEIGSDALRLIFISKKCDTSLEFDVDELKVEDSSNPIFYINYAHARVNQVFGKAGKKVDDVLDANLDDLNEEAKNLLFEALILNEILEDAFYSRQLQKIPDYLKSLSASFHKFYNENRVVGSQNEDALLKLFAVVALSIKTALKVIGIEAKSKMVRKSEIEE
- the cmeU gene encoding CmeU family protein is translated as MQEKRAQIEQEIRNLLAARDEFFKFLDANVPKKANTDVFDFDKCKDKSLKEAYAKFYAYDYATRKLLPHIYSAYDLKFNV
- a CDS encoding DUF4139 domain-containing protein, with the translated sequence MKFFILLFFAVFAFGKSGIDFYTNVAILEKSVVTKDAKAVFSVPFDIKEQDILVDSNCSITSTGFDNYKQIQSPLEAQKESLNNRLLALQDSYNIIKNSKLNQNQPREFDKISGILDKNLNEQNQISKELGTLNFVTTSPAYKKDFVVKTACKKATVGIRYSLSTTIKPLLKNTIRANLEKNSVEILQEVILSNLDEDLKNATVRFFPYATNQNQKPGNFSPIYLHKEEPKKVLDAPSTMVQTPAVVENIQPKQTPVPATNNNDQPLHNFKFWQIDRLDLKAKNDNKITINKQILDANFSSYIDGYGTSKAYIMARVLPKFDIQAANTNYYLNSRFVLNAYAAKGVKNTAVDIFFGADNLIEVRKNISDIVINDTPAIGSETAKNIWEYGVKNGSNKTENIIFVERIPISNSDEIVVKKLGDIEQNADSQGKVEYKFALEPKQEKVFKFGYTVSKPIK
- the rsmG gene encoding 16S rRNA (guanine(527)-N(7))-methyltransferase RsmG gives rise to the protein MKVLLPKNFDELVEKFNQNLKKFNQIHSLTNYKNIKPIVEDSIKGLEYVTRYPKVAIDVGSGAGFPAIFLAMILEHTSWHLFEPNPKKAAFLTYVKVNLALKNVTIHKEKIENGVKFKANLITSRALMSAEKLIEICSGYYDEKSEFLLYKGSNASLEVENLDARVYNDGVRNYVLIGGLNVG